AATGAAAGCTGTAATTAATAAAAGCACTTTTAAAACAGCCATGATTCCTATTGAGCTGATAGGTAGCTATGCTTTAAAAGACTCGCCTACTTTTCCATTTTTACACGCCGGAATAGGACTTGTGAATATTAAAAATGTCGGAACACCGAATAATTATAATTCAAAATTTGTGAGCCACCTTATTGGTGGTTTAGGAATGAATATCGCAATTAATCCTAATTTATCTTTTTTGATTTCTAGTGATTTTCGGTATATAAAAAATGATATGGTCAACGGAATAGATGGCGGCTTTTTCACCGATGGTTTTATTAGTTTTCAAACAGGATTGGCTTTTAATTTTAACAAAAAGAAATATAAGAAAAAACAGGAAATTATGCCGAGATCTGATGTGATTGCCGATGCAGAAATACCCGAAGCAATTCCACAACCCCAAGATAGTGATATTTACCAGGATATGATAAAACTTCGGTCTCGCATTGACCGGTTAGAAATAGAAATTGCACAAAAAACAAACCGAATAAACCAACTTGTCACCAATATAACCAGCAAAGATAAAAACATTAATAAATTGGAAACGCAAATTGCTGAATTAAGAGACACAACTCCTGAAGTACAGCCTTTAAAACGACCTGAAACACAAACAGTTCAAGCCTTGCCTGCAAAGATTAATAAATTCGGTACCTCTCAAGTGAAACAAAAATATGATGTGGCTCTTGCAAATTTTAACGATCGAAATTACAATGCCGTTATCATAGGTTTGTCCGATCTACAGGAAAAAAATTCCAACCATTCACTCGCTAGTAATTTTGCTTATTGGATTGGCGAGTCTTACTTCGCATTGAAAAATTATAGTGAGGCATTAAAGTCTTTTACAAAAGTAAATACTTTTAAATATTCATCAAAATTAGATTACGCCTTGTATATGGAAGGGCGATGCTATTACAACATTGGAGATAATAACAAAGCTGCGCAGATATTCGGGGAATTCTTACAAAAATATCCATCAAGCGGACTATCCGCAAAAGCTGCTAGTTACTTACAAAAGGCTCAACAAAGAATAATTTCATAATCATTTAAGAAAAAATAAAAAGCCTGATTCGAAAACTCAATCAGGCTTTTTATTGTAATTTATCTTTAAAAAACACTTTTAACTGATCAATACCCACCCTTATTTGCTCCATCGTATCCCGATCTCTAACCGTAACTGTCTGGTTTTCAATAGACTCTGTGTCAACTGTTACGCAGTAAGGCGTTCCTATTTCATCTTGCCGTCTATATCTACGGCCAACTGCCCCTGATTCATCATAAAAAACTGTCGTATGATTTCTTAATGAGTCGGTAATCTTCCGAGCTATTTCAGGCATGCCGTCTTTTTTAACGAGGGGAAAAACACCTACTTTTATCGGGGAAATGTGAGGAGAAAATTTCAACACAACTCTCCGGTCTCCCTTCACTTCTTCTTCCCGATATGCATCGATAAGTGTGGTCAGTAATGTTCGATCACATCCTGCAGAAGTTTCTATAATATATGGAACAAAACGATCACGAGTCGCTTCATTAAAATAAGACAGATCTTTCCCTGAAAATTTGATATGCTGCTTTAAGTCAAAATCCGTTCGGTTATGAATTCCCTCAAGTTCTTGCCAACCAAAGGGGAACTCATATTCGATATCAAAAGCCGACTTAGCATAATGAGCAAGCTCGTCTGCATCATGTTCATGAAATCTCAATTTGTTTTCAGTAATACCCAAACTTACATACCAGGACATGCGTTCCTCTTTCCAATAATTCATCCATTCCTGGTCGTTCTCCGGTTTCACAAAATATTGCATTTCCATCTGTTCAAATTCACGCGTGCGAAAAATAAAATTTCCCGGAGTGATTTCATTACGAAAGGCTTTGCCGATTTGACCAATTCCGAAAGGTACTTTTTGCCTGGACGATTTTTGCACATTCACAAAATTAACATAGATCCCCTGGGCGGTTTCCGGACGCAAGTAAATAATACTTGAGCTGTCTTCCACGGGGCCAATATTTGTTTTAAACATCAAATTGAATTGGCGAGTATCCGTTAATTCTCCACCACAGTTCGGACATTTTTCACCTTCCACCTGGTCTTCTCGAAAACGCTTCTTACAATTTTTGCAATCTACCATAGGATCGGTAAAACTATCTACATGTCCGGATGCCTCCCATATTTTGGGGTGCATTAAAATGCTGGCATCCAATCCTTCAATGTCTTGCCTGGAAGTAACCATGGATTTCCACCAAAATTCCTTGATGTTCTTTTTCAATTCTACGCCCATCGGGCCATAATCCCAACAACTGTTAATACCTCCATAAATTTCGCTTGATTGGAAAATAAATCCCCGTCTTTTACATAACGAAACCAATTTATCCATGATCGTTTCAATTTTTTTTGCTGACATTCAAACAGCTCCTACTCTATTTTCATTGGGCCTAGAAATTTTTTTAAAAAATCTTAGTGCCTTTAATTCTTTTATTCCCTCAACATGATGTTGTAAAAATCGCCATATAATATACTTAACTTCACTTAGGATAGCATCTTCTATTCTTTTGTCAACTAGCTGAATTGGGGTGGAATCACGTAATTCCAAAATCAAATGAATACATTCTATTGAAATTTTTATAACTCCCTCAGTGCCAAACTTACAATTCGAACAATAATAACCACCAAGAGAAAACTTGAATCTCACGGTTTCATTGGCCGGGAATTGCCCACATTTTAAACAGCGTCGAAGTTTCGGCCTAAATCCTGAAGTTTCCAACCAACGCCAAACAAATTGATATAGAATTAATTCCGGGTTGTTGGCTTTTTCAATTGATGTGAGTGTTTCCACAAAATATGAATATAGTTGGGGATTTGGATGCTCTTTCATTTCTAATTGATTGACGATCTCCGCAGCTGCCAAAGCTAAAGAAAACCGTGAGATATCACTTGAAAAGTAATGAAATGACTTAAAAATATCCGCCTGGGAAAGCGTTTGTAGCTCTCTGTTTTCTTTTAAATAATAAACCAATTGAACTTGATGTAAAAGATCTATGGCGCCGCCAAATTTACTTTTAGGGCGACGAGCTCCTTTTGCAATCAAAGCAACTTTTCCATAATCTTTGGTATAACAAGTCACTATTTTGCTGGATTCAAGGTAATCTTGCGACCGAATAATAATACCCTCTGTTTTAATGATGTTCATAAAATCATTAACTAAATTGGGTTAAGTAGATTGTGATCATTCCAAAATAAATTAGCACCCCTAAAATATCATTGCTTGTTGTAATAAGTGGACTGGTTGCTATGGCCGGATCAATATCCAGTCTTTTTAACACAAACGGAAGAATCGTTCCGGTAAGAGCCGCATTAATAACGACAACAACCAATGCGAGAGCAATAACAAACCCTAATCTAAAATCATGAAACCAAAGGCCGGAGATTAAAAAAATCGCTAGTGCAAGTGAAAAACCCAGTAGCAATGCAACCCATAATTCCTTACGCATTCTTCTTCCTGTTTCCAACATGCCAATTTCACCGGTGGTTAATCCACGAATGATAACAATCGCTGACTGGTTTCCAACATTTCCGCCAATTGCCATAACAAGAGGAACAAAAAACACAATATAAATCGCACGAGTTAAAGACGTTTGAAACTGGCTCATCAAAAATCCTGAAACAATTTCTCCCACAAAGGAAATCGCCAACCACGGTAATCGAGCGCCTGTGATACGTAGTATAGAGGTCTCCTGAATGTCAATATCTGTAATACCGGCTATTTTCTGAACATCTTCGCTCGCTTCATCTTCAATCACATCAACAATGTCATCAATGGTTATTCGTCCTACCAGTTTCTTTTCATCATCAACAACCGGGATAGAAATCAAATCATATTTCTTGAATAGTTTCGCAACTTTCTCCTGATCGATGCTTGTACTAACGGAAATAACATCTTCATTCATAATATGTTGAACTTTTACGCCTGGCCGGGCCAATAATAGTTTTTGCAACGGAACAACCCCATTTAACACCTCAGAATCATCGATCGCAAAAACATTGTAAATTTCATCGACTTCTTCAGTCCTTCTTCGAATCTTCTGAATTGCCTGATCTACGGTCAGTTCTTTACTCACCGCGACGAATTCTTTAGCCATGATTCCGCCGGCAGTATCTTCTTCGTACAAAAGAAGTTCCCGAACTTCTGCGGAATCTTCTTTGTCAATGGAATTAAGAATTTTCTCAGCAACCTCTTCCTTCAAGCCGCTGATAAAATCCGCTGCATCGTCAGAATCCATCTCCTTAACAATTTCTGAGATTCGGGCTGTGTCTGCTTGAGCCAAATACTCGGATTGCATCGGTGGGTTCAGTTCAAGTAGTGTTTCGGAAACAACATCAGGTTCAAGAAGATTGAATAAATAAGTTCGCTCGTCCCGATTTAGGTGCCGCGATAATTCGGCAATATCGGAAGGATGCAAATCTTTTGCGATGTTCAAAATAAATCCGTCAGCCTTTGAACCAATCAAATCCTTTAAATCATCAAGTGTTGATTCGATCCATTCGGGATTTAATTTTGGATCATCTTTTGGTGCAAGTGTTGGCTCAGTATTTTCCATTCTTTTACTGGAACCTCCTCGGCTCTACGATGAAATTCAAATGGTTGATTTTCAAAATCATCTTGGGAAAAAAGAGATTTAAGAGAATTTGTCAACAGTTTCCTTCGCTGGTTGAATGCTTTTTTAACCACCTGTTGATAGGTTTGTAATTCACAACCAAGATTAACATTTTTGCGGCATTCAAGAGTAATCACCGCAGAATCCACTCTTGGTTTTGGTCTAAACACACTATTCGAGACAACAAACCGTTTTTTCACTGAATAAAATGTTTGAACCAATACGGATAAAATACCATAATCTTTATTTCCATGAGAAGCGACAATTCTTTCCGCTACTTCTCTCTGAACCATGAAAACAGCTCTCCTTACTTGTGGATATAAATCAATCAATTTAAACAATACCGAGCTTGTAATATTATAAGGCAAATTTCCCACCCACTTTAACTCCTTCTTCACAAAATTCTGTTTTTCCAAAGTCCAATCTAAAAAATTTTGATGAATAATATTTATGTGGGAATACTTTTTTAATGTATCATTAAGATATTCAACACACCGTTTATCTATCTCGATTGCATATACCGTATTCTTGAGTTCAAAAAAAAATTGGGTCAGGATTCCTTTTCCTGGTCCAATTTCAATGAGTACATCGTTCGGAGAAATATCAAGCAGTGAAATGATCTTACTAGCTATATTCCGATCTATAAGAAAATTTTGACCCAGTGATTTTTTTGGAATGATATTCTCCATCTGCTGATTCCATAGTTTAATACAATCTTTCAGTTTTTTAATTTAGGAAACAAACAAAATGCATGATCCGTCGTTATGCGGCCAACTTCTTCCACGGTTATATTTCTAAATTCCGCTTGTTTTTGGGCAATTTCTTTCACAAAGCCCGGTTCGTTTCTTTTGCCTCGATATGGAACCGGCGCCATAAAAGGTGCATCTGTTTCCAATAATTGATCGCTTAGCTTAACTGCTTTTGAAATCTCTGCCGTTTTGGAGTTCTTAAATGTTATCGTTCCTGTAAATGATACCGAAAATCCCAAATCTAATACTTCCCTGGCCGATTTTTCATCTTCGGAAAAGCAATGGAACACCCCTGTTACATTTTTAAATTGTTTTTTCTTCACACAATTAATCAAATCGGCATATGCCTCACGGTTGTGAATAATCACGGGTGTTTTTGTAACTTTGGCCAATTCCAAAAATTCCATAAATACTTGTTTTTGTGTGTCCCGGGGGGCATAATCCCAATAGTAATCCAATCCTATCTCGCCAATCGCTACCACTTTTTCATGATCCATTAATTTTTCAAATTGATCCATTTGATTGTTGTTGTAACTTTTAGAATCTTGCGGATGTGTGCCGACTGCGGCATAAACCGATCCATATCTTTCCGCAAGCTCAATGGCATACTGGCTGGTTTGGAGATCAAGACCCGGGACGATTATCTTACCGATTCCGGACTCTTCTGCCCGCAAGATTACTTCATCCAGATCCTTTTGAAAATCTTCTAAAGTCAGATGACAATGTGAATCAATAAGCACTACTTAACTTTTGATCCCGGTTCAATATCGCGGTCTAAAATTAGCAAAGAAATATTATCTTCACTTGAGGCAGCCAAAAGCATTCCCTTAGACTCAACACCTCTGATAACTGCTGGCTCCAGGTTCGCT
This is a stretch of genomic DNA from candidate division KSB1 bacterium. It encodes these proteins:
- the mgtE gene encoding magnesium transporter — protein: MENTEPTLAPKDDPKLNPEWIESTLDDLKDLIGSKADGFILNIAKDLHPSDIAELSRHLNRDERTYLFNLLEPDVVSETLLELNPPMQSEYLAQADTARISEIVKEMDSDDAADFISGLKEEVAEKILNSIDKEDSAEVRELLLYEEDTAGGIMAKEFVAVSKELTVDQAIQKIRRRTEEVDEIYNVFAIDDSEVLNGVVPLQKLLLARPGVKVQHIMNEDVISVSTSIDQEKVAKLFKKYDLISIPVVDDEKKLVGRITIDDIVDVIEDEASEDVQKIAGITDIDIQETSILRITGARLPWLAISFVGEIVSGFLMSQFQTSLTRAIYIVFFVPLVMAIGGNVGNQSAIVIIRGLTTGEIGMLETGRRMRKELWVALLLGFSLALAIFLISGLWFHDFRLGFVIALALVVVVINAALTGTILPFVLKRLDIDPAIATSPLITTSNDILGVLIYFGMITIYLTQFS
- a CDS encoding TatD family hydrolase; translation: MLIDSHCHLTLEDFQKDLDEVILRAEESGIGKIIVPGLDLQTSQYAIELAERYGSVYAAVGTHPQDSKSYNNNQMDQFEKLMDHEKVVAIGEIGLDYYWDYAPRDTQKQVFMEFLELAKVTKTPVIIHNREAYADLINCVKKKQFKNVTGVFHCFSEDEKSAREVLDLGFSVSFTGTITFKNSKTAEISKAVKLSDQLLETDAPFMAPVPYRGKRNEPGFVKEIAQKQAEFRNITVEEVGRITTDHAFCLFPKLKN
- the recO gene encoding DNA repair protein RecO — its product is MNIIKTEGIIIRSQDYLESSKIVTCYTKDYGKVALIAKGARRPKSKFGGAIDLLHQVQLVYYLKENRELQTLSQADIFKSFHYFSSDISRFSLALAAAEIVNQLEMKEHPNPQLYSYFVETLTSIEKANNPELILYQFVWRWLETSGFRPKLRRCLKCGQFPANETVRFKFSLGGYYCSNCKFGTEGVIKISIECIHLILELRDSTPIQLVDKRIEDAILSEVKYIIWRFLQHHVEGIKELKALRFFKKISRPNENRVGAV
- a CDS encoding tetratricopeptide repeat protein — its product is MRKLICIATLMLLVVGNVYGQYNKGAGINLGQNFLFGDSPVTDTGLRPKIEAYTYYQFSPRFTIKFQAGYGEMKAVINKSTFKTAMIPIELIGSYALKDSPTFPFLHAGIGLVNIKNVGTPNNYNSKFVSHLIGGLGMNIAINPNLSFLISSDFRYIKNDMVNGIDGGFFTDGFISFQTGLAFNFNKKKYKKKQEIMPRSDVIADAEIPEAIPQPQDSDIYQDMIKLRSRIDRLEIEIAQKTNRINQLVTNITSKDKNINKLETQIAELRDTTPEVQPLKRPETQTVQALPAKINKFGTSQVKQKYDVALANFNDRNYNAVIIGLSDLQEKNSNHSLASNFAYWIGESYFALKNYSEALKSFTKVNTFKYSSKLDYALYMEGRCYYNIGDNNKAAQIFGEFLQKYPSSGLSAKAASYLQKAQQRIIS
- a CDS encoding glycine--tRNA ligase, producing the protein MDKLVSLCKRRGFIFQSSEIYGGINSCWDYGPMGVELKKNIKEFWWKSMVTSRQDIEGLDASILMHPKIWEASGHVDSFTDPMVDCKNCKKRFREDQVEGEKCPNCGGELTDTRQFNLMFKTNIGPVEDSSSIIYLRPETAQGIYVNFVNVQKSSRQKVPFGIGQIGKAFRNEITPGNFIFRTREFEQMEMQYFVKPENDQEWMNYWKEERMSWYVSLGITENKLRFHEHDADELAHYAKSAFDIEYEFPFGWQELEGIHNRTDFDLKQHIKFSGKDLSYFNEATRDRFVPYIIETSAGCDRTLLTTLIDAYREEEVKGDRRVVLKFSPHISPIKVGVFPLVKKDGMPEIARKITDSLRNHTTVFYDESGAVGRRYRRQDEIGTPYCVTVDTESIENQTVTVRDRDTMEQIRVGIDQLKVFFKDKLQ
- the rsmA gene encoding ribosomal RNA small subunit methyltransferase A, with translation MENIIPKKSLGQNFLIDRNIASKIISLLDISPNDVLIEIGPGKGILTQFFFELKNTVYAIEIDKRCVEYLNDTLKKYSHINIIHQNFLDWTLEKQNFVKKELKWVGNLPYNITSSVLFKLIDLYPQVRRAVFMVQREVAERIVASHGNKDYGILSVLVQTFYSVKKRFVVSNSVFRPKPRVDSAVITLECRKNVNLGCELQTYQQVVKKAFNQRRKLLTNSLKSLFSQDDFENQPFEFHRRAEEVPVKEWKILSQHLHQKMIQN